The genome window CGATGCGCTGGAGGATCGGGTTGACGGACTGGATGCTGGCGCTGACGATTATCTGGTTAAGCCTTTTGCGCTGGCTGAATTAAAAGCGCGCGTACGGGCGCTCATCAGACGTTACCAGGGCCACAGTGACAATCAGATCCAGCATGGAGATCTGGCACTCAACCTCTCCTCTTTGCAGGTCTCGGTGGATAATCAGCCAATAGAGGTTACGCCTAAAGAGTTCGCTCTGCTTTCCAGGCTGCTGATGCGAATCGGTCAAACCGTGCATCGCGAGACATTACAGCAGGATATCTACAGCTGGCAGGACGATAACAGCTCGAATGCGCTGGAGGTTCATATCCATAATCTGCGCCGCAAGTTGGGTAAAGATCGTATCAAAACGGTACGCGGCGTGGGATACCGGCTGGAAGAGCGTCAATGAACAGTATGCGTCGGCGTTTGTTAATTATGCTGGCGCTTATTTTGCTGACTTGTCAGCTAATGAGCGCCATTTGGTTATGGCATGAAAGCCGTGAACAGATCGGTTTCCTGGTAAACGAAACGCTGACGGCGAAATCACGTAATCAGCATGTTGAAAACGAGATCCGTGAGGCGATAGCCTCTCTTCTGCTTCCGTCGTTAGTAATGGTCGGCTTTACGCTGATTCTCTCTTTCTGGGCGATCAGCTGGGTTATTCGTCCACTCAAGGCCTTACAAAACAGTCTGGCTGAGCGCTCCGCCGATAATCTCTCGCCGTTGCCTGTCTATTCGGAGATGGAAGAAATCGTGGCGGTAACCGGAGCAATGAATCAGCTGCTTGCCCGCCTTAATCAAACGCTTCAGCAAGAAAGGTTATTTACGGCCGACGCGGCCCATGAGTTACGCACGCCGCTGGCAGGGATGCGCCTGCACCTTGAGCTGATGGCGCAGCAGGAGATCAAGCAGGCGCCTATGCTGGTGGCGCGTATCGATCAGCTAATGCACGTTATCGAGCAACTGCTGATGCTGTCGCGTGCCGGGCAGGCGCTGGCCAGCGGTCATTATCAAACGCTGAGCTGGCAGCGGGATATTTTTCTTCCCTTGCAGGCTGAAATGAGTGAGTTACTGCAACAGCGACAGCAGACGCTGAAGTGGGCGCAACAGGATATGAAAGTGCAGGGTGATGCAGTTTTATTGCGCCTGATGGTGCGTAACTTACTGGAAAACGCTTCCCGCTATAGTCCGGAGCACTCACCCATTACGCTGCAGCTACAGGCGCAAGATAATGGCAGCCTGCTGACGATTCGTGATGAAGGTCCCGGTATTGATGAAAAGAGCGCGGGAGAACTTACCCAGGCGTTTCATCGACGCGATCGGCGTTACGGCGGCAGCGGGCTGGGTTTAAATATTGTGCTGCGAGTTTTACAGCTCCACGGCGGGAAGATGCAGTTAAGCAATCGCCAGGATCGTTCAGGACTGGAAGCGCAATGCTGGTTGCCGGCTATCCTGAATCAGGGCAGCGGACAAACCAGCACAAGCCAGTATTCAGGTTAATACCGGGCGCGCCAAACCGGTAACGTCCTTCAATCATTTGCACACTCCCTGCACGGCAACAGGGCTTATCAGTATGCTCTGCAGGTCAGGCGTACGGCCCGCTGCGATAAAACAGCAAAAAAAAGCCCGGCGATAAGCCGGGCTGCAGTTATCAGGCATGATTAATGCTGATAGATGATTTCGACACCTTCGTCGTCATCTTCGTCCCAGTCATCATCCCAATCTTCATCCACTTCTTCTTCTGCCTGTTCCAGCGCTTCACGGTGGTAATCGTCCCACATGAATTCAGCTTTCTCAGGTTTCTTCTCTTCCTGTTCCGCCTCTTTGGGATTGGCGATCAGGAAGGACATCACATCCCAGCACAGCGCATTCACGCCGGTCTGACTGGCGGCAGAGATAAGATAATATTTCTCATCCCAGCCAAGCGCTTCCACAATGGCCTTCGCACGCGTTTCCGCTTCTTCTTTACTCAGCAGATCCACTTTGTTGAAGACCAGCCAGCGCGGCTTGTCATACAGTTTTTCACTGTATTTCTTCAGCTCGCCGAGGATGATACGCGCATTTTCTACCGGATCGGATTCATCAATCGGCGCCAGATCGATCAGGTGCAGCAGAACGCGGCAGCGTTCCAGATGCTTCAGGAAGCGAATGCCCAGGCCCGCGCCATCCGCAGCGCCTTCAATCAGGCCAGGAATATCGGCGACCACAAAGCTTTTTTCATTATCCATACGCACTACGCCAAGGCTCGGCACCAGCGTGGTAAAGGGATAATCAGCCACTTTCGGCTTGGCGGCAGACACCGCGCGGATAAAGGTTGATTTACCGGCGTTTGGCAGACCCAGCATGCCAACATCGGCCAGCAGCATCAGCTCCAGCTGCAGATCGCGCTTCTCACCCGGCGTACCCATGGTTTTCTGACGCGGGGTACGGTTAACGGAAGATTTAAAGCGCGTGTTGCCCAGACCGTGCCAGCCGCCTTTTGCTACCATCAGCTTTTGCTCATGGCGCGTCAGGTCGCCCAGCGTTTCACCGGTACCCTGATCGATAACGCGCGTGCCGACCGGCACTTTAATCACGATATCTTTACCACGCTTGCCGGTACAGTCACGGCTCTGCCCGTTCTGTCCACGCTCGGCGCGGAAAGATTTTTCAAAGCGATAATCGATCAGCGTGTTAAGGTTTTCATCGGCCAGCAGATAGACATCGCCGCCGTCACCGCCGTCGCCGCCGTCCGGGCCGCCTTTCGGAATATATTTTTCGCGGCGGAAGCTAACGCAACCATTACCGCCGTCACCTGCAACGACCAGAATCGTCGCTTCATCAACAAACTTCATTTACCTTCTCCGTAAATCATTCACCTGGCGACCGGATAAACCGGTGCGGCTTTAATTCCGCCGAGGCCATAAGCGATGACCCGTTGCGGAAAGACTGT of Pantoea alhagi contains these proteins:
- the pmrA gene encoding two-component system response regulator PmrA → MKILIVEDDVLLQEGIALALSSEGYAVDCADKAAQADALLHSGEYSLAVLDLGLPDADGTDLLRRWRRKNIDLPVLILTARDALEDRVDGLDAGADDYLVKPFALAELKARVRALIRRYQGHSDNQIQHGDLALNLSSLQVSVDNQPIEVTPKEFALLSRLLMRIGQTVHRETLQQDIYSWQDDNSSNALEVHIHNLRRKLGKDRIKTVRGVGYRLEERQ
- the pmrB gene encoding two-component system sensor histidine kinase PmrB, producing the protein MNSMRRRLLIMLALILLTCQLMSAIWLWHESREQIGFLVNETLTAKSRNQHVENEIREAIASLLLPSLVMVGFTLILSFWAISWVIRPLKALQNSLAERSADNLSPLPVYSEMEEIVAVTGAMNQLLARLNQTLQQERLFTADAAHELRTPLAGMRLHLELMAQQEIKQAPMLVARIDQLMHVIEQLLMLSRAGQALASGHYQTLSWQRDIFLPLQAEMSELLQQRQQTLKWAQQDMKVQGDAVLLRLMVRNLLENASRYSPEHSPITLQLQAQDNGSLLTIRDEGPGIDEKSAGELTQAFHRRDRRYGGSGLGLNIVLRVLQLHGGKMQLSNRQDRSGLEAQCWLPAILNQGSGQTSTSQYSG
- the cgtA gene encoding Obg family GTPase CgtA, with translation MKFVDEATILVVAGDGGNGCVSFRREKYIPKGGPDGGDGGDGGDVYLLADENLNTLIDYRFEKSFRAERGQNGQSRDCTGKRGKDIVIKVPVGTRVIDQGTGETLGDLTRHEQKLMVAKGGWHGLGNTRFKSSVNRTPRQKTMGTPGEKRDLQLELMLLADVGMLGLPNAGKSTFIRAVSAAKPKVADYPFTTLVPSLGVVRMDNEKSFVVADIPGLIEGAADGAGLGIRFLKHLERCRVLLHLIDLAPIDESDPVENARIILGELKKYSEKLYDKPRWLVFNKVDLLSKEEAETRAKAIVEALGWDEKYYLISAASQTGVNALCWDVMSFLIANPKEAEQEEKKPEKAEFMWDDYHREALEQAEEEVDEDWDDDWDEDDDEGVEIIYQH